The nucleotide sequence AATGTCAAGAAACTGAAAGCCGTTCCGCTTGTAAAACTCCAGCGTCCTTTCATTATTTGCCGCATCCACGATAATGAAACGGCAGCCTGTTTTATTGCCTTCCGTAAACCACACCTTGATAAGATCAAGAATACGGGTTCCTATTCCCTGACTCTGAAAGTCGGAATTCGTCGCAAGCCGTCCGATTTTCACCGCTGGCATATTTGCATATCTTTTGGCTGCCGGAATGCTGGAACGTATCTTTTTGAATCTTGAGCGTGTGGTATCTTCCGCCCGTATGGAGTCATTGGAGACACAGAAAAAGGCGACTGTTGAGCCATCCATTTCCACAGCATAGGTTACGGCCACAAGCTCCCTGTCCGCCTCCCTTGAATCTTCATGGAAGAATTCATTCAGGTCTTGACTGCCGCAATAAAAAAGGGGCCGATCTTCATCGGCCCCCATTCGTCTAAATATAATTTCTGAACTATCCACAGGCGGAACAGACTACTTTGAAATTTTTGTATGCCTCTTTTGCCCGATCATAATCGGCCTTGGGCACCTTTTTCTGTTCATTTGCCCTTATAGTCTTGAGAAAATGGCGGGCTGCCTCCCCTTTCAGAACAGGGGTTTCTTTGATTGCTGTTGCCATGATGTTTCCTCCGTATACGTTCCTATTCCTTCCTGTACCTTCTTATACTTTAATTATATTGCCGGAAAAAATCAATGATTATCCGGTTTACTGATAAGATGCCGCGTCCCCTGTTCTTGCCTGTGGGGGCAGTTTTTCACAAGCCACAGGTAAAGCCCCACCCCTGCAACCTCCCTGAGCAACCGGAAAGACAGAAAAGAAATGCAGGTGGCGTGAAGACCTGCATGAAAGACAACCCCTTGAAAGTGTTTAAAATGAATACCGTGAACACCTTTGCATTAACTTCTATAGGGGAACGCGCTATATATCTGCCCGCCTTCAGCATTGAAACAAGGGTGAAATACGGCAAAGTTTTTGCTATGCTGAACGAAAGAATAAAGATTTTCCTTTTTATTTCGAGCAAAAACGCATCAACAACAGGCTGAATCAGTCCGCAATTGTGGGTAATTCTTATACCCCATAAAAAGAAAAGAATCTCACCATGAAAAAACAGCCGCTGTCAGAACTCCAGAAGCACATTTTAAAGCTCGCTGAACAGAAAGAGTATGTCTGCTATAAGGACGTGCTGCAAAGCTGGTACGGCTTTACTCCGAATCGAGAGAATACCAACTCCAATCAATCCACCTTCACAAATCATGATCATGTCCGAAAAAAGATCAATACGGCGCGGGTGGGTATCTGCAAAGCTTTTAACCGACTGGAAGCGCGGGGCCTGGTACAGCGGGTTCATTTTTCGGGTCACTGGAGTTCAATAATCTTGAACGAGGAAAAACGTAGGTAATTTTCCGATGCCTGTAAAGAGGAAGAGGGGGCGCAGTCAAGAGGCGGGACATTCAAGCATAGGAGGAAATAAAGTCTATATGCTCGCATAACTCACTGTCAATCGGATTCCTGAGAGGGTCAAGTATGCCCCCATGTTACTGCCGGGAGAAATTTTTATAGGTTCTCCGGGGATCGCACGGGGCACTTTCTTTCTATTAATGCAACTCTCCTTGAATTCGGGTCAGTCCGTCGGATATAAGGCCGGTGTAATGATCGACAATTTTTCCGGTCAGAACGGTATCGCATGTCCGATCCGCATCAATCAGCAATCTGCCGATAAATCCCAGAGAAGCGGAAAAAACGAAAAGTTCAAGCAGGATATCTTCAATATATTCCTGTTCTGCTTCTTTGGGGGCCGTGTTGTCCTTATCTTTCTTCATGCTGCGGCCTCCTGCATCTCCGAACGGATCATTCTGGAATTCGTGACGGTGGGCTGTGCTGAGAGATCTTTCATGGTGGGGTCTCCTTAGTGAAAATGCTTCACCATCCTTCGCTTGCAAACGAAAAATGGCTGTTAAGCAGGTTGCAAGACCGCCACTAAGAACGGCAGACCCGGAGGTCTCCTGCTCAACAGCCAAAGAGAGTGCGCTGAAAATAGGACACAATACCGCCTGTGCATAATAAAAAAGCGGATGTCCTCTTAGTGGTCGGGCTTGCAATCCCGGCCCACGGATTTTGCCGCAGGCAATGAACAAATTACAGGGGGAACGGGCTGTGGTCAACAAAAAATATGATATGTCTCTGTCCTCTGTTATCAAGAGCAGAGAATGAAGGACTGAAGGAAGGCGTGAAGAGCTGAATGAAGGATAAGGTGTTGATAATGAACAACATGAAGAAGATGAAGACCTTTTCATTAACTTCTATAGGGGAACTCGCTCTATATCCACTCGGTTTTCAGGTTTGCAAGAAGGGTGAAAAACTCTTTACAACCCTGCAAGAACAGCTTACCTTATGTATAGAGAAAGGTTCCTCCCTGATGACAAGAAACCAAGGGTTTCTTCTGAAAGGATAGTCGGGGGGGTCGAATCGGGCAGCTTTCCAGGAGGCTGCCCATTTTTATATCTCCAGTTCGCTCTTTATCCCTTCCCGCAACGCATCATAGAAAACACAGTCCCCTGATTCCCATTTTCTGAATATTGCCCAGTTGCAATAATCCGCAAGCTGTAGCCCCATATTTGACATTGAGGCATGATGCAGCACCCGGAACCGACAACCTGAAGGCAGCATTCTTTTCAGCACCGTCTTGACCGCCTTTTCTACAGCAGCCCGTTTCTTTTTTATCGGTATACTGTCAGTAATCACGATCAGCTCTTTCATGCTGTCCAGCTCTTCCCGCTCTTGTTCAGCAACGTGCCGGATCAGGTGCCCCAACATTCGAGGATAGAATTCTTCAGAAGCCTGCAAGGCCGGAACGATTTTGCTTTTCTCTACTATCAGCGAATCCACCCGCAAATCTGCAATATTCTCCTTGATGATCCCAAACACCCGCTGCCGAACATGGCGGTTGTCTTTGGTGCAGTGGAAATACGAAAAATCAAACCCGTATTCGATCAGGTCAAACTTGTATTTTCCCAATTCATGGCAGGCGGTAAAGGGGCGTTTGGTACAAACACTTGTCAGGGTGAAATACTTTGTCCCGGATGCCGCAAAATCCAGATTCCCCCCTTCATCAAGAAAGATGTATAAACAGCCGTTGCTCATGGAGTCCTTGCAGGGTTCAGAAAACAGAAAGCCTCGTTATTATTGCCGGGAGAAATTGAAAGAGGTCTCCGGCAACGCATAGAGGATATTTTTTCAGGGGAGGATAAACAGGAGCGGGTGGAGTGTCAACGGTTCTTCAGAGAGTGAAAAAATATTTCGTCCGTATTTTTTCAGAGCAGATAATTTGCCCCCATAACCGAAAAAGTGGGGGCAGTGTGGGGGCTGGAGCGCAAGGCACAAAAAAAGGGACTCAGCTCAATACAAGCTAAGTCCCTATATATATTGGTGGGCCGTGAAGGATTCGAACCTTCGACCAATTGATTAAGAGTCAACTGCTCTGCCAGCTGAGCTAACGGCCCTTACCTTCGTAAGGTTCACATCTATATATCATAAAACCGGGATCAGGTCAAGATTTTATCTACGGTTTATAAAATATTACCGATAATAGAGACTCGGGCTGCCCATGGTCTGCATAACCTGGTACAGATGACGGCGAAAATCACGCCGATCGGTTATCCCTTGAATATGGCCCCGTTTGAGGGCATTCCTCGCATCATGATAATCCGGCGGGATATCAATACCCGTGGTCTCGCGGATAACCCGTGGTCCGGCAAAACCGATCCGACTGGAACGGATAGCGAACTGATAGGGAGAGCAGCCCAGGAAAGAGGCAACCGGTCCGGCATAGGAGTTATTATCATAGACCACGATATAGAGGCCACCGGAATCAATATATTCCCGAACTGCCATTGTGCATTTAGGCATCTGGGCGACACCTAAGGTGCCTTCCTGAATCCGGATACCGCCCGTGGTATGCACATAGGCAAGCAGAGGCCGCTTCTTCCGCCGGGCTCGATCACAGGCACGGACGAACTTTTCCCCTTCCGCAGAACCCACGGTTCCGTTCCGAAAATCAGAGAACAGCATGGTCACAACCAGGTGGATATCCTTGACCTTGGCATCAAAGGTCAGGTTGGCACTGCCCATACCTGTCCTGGAGCGTGCCGCCTTAAGACGCTCATCAAACCCTTCATAATTCAAAGGATTACGGGAAAAAATCTCGTTATTAAAGATCCGAACAGAACCTGGATCAAAAACATTCTTCAGATACCATTGATATTCCAGTGGGAAATGATACCCGCAATTTTCACAAACACCACAGAACTCACCGTAGAGATCAGGAATCCACAGATCCTGACAACCGTGTTTTTCTGCATTTGGGCAGGTGACGGTTCGATCCTCATTAGCCAGAGGACTGGTGTAGGTATCTGTGAGCTCCAGGGGGTCAGGAATAATGCAATAATCACCAGCGGCCTGGGCCGCAATGGCAGGTGATATGGCAGCACTCACTCTTTTCTTCTCATCCTGCACAAAGATCTTACTATGCACAGAGGCAAAGGGCGCAACGAGGCGATTGACCAAGGCCGTCCCCTCACCAGAGACCTCTTTCAAGGTTTTCTGCATCTGTTTATGCTGATTTTTCAGCACATCATAGCGAAAGGTATACCAAAGTTTCTCTGAAGCCGAATAAAGGGACTTAAACATGTTTTCCGCAGGGATATTGATCACTCCAAAGCTCTGCATACTCATGTTCCGATATTTTCTGGAGCGTGCCCTGAGCAGGCGCTCGGTTTCTTTGGGGCCAAGATCCCACGGAATATCAATCTGTGGGGCCTCATCCGGGCTCTCCGCCTTTTTCCTCTTCACCTCATAGGAACGGAAGCCACGCACGCTCTTGGTCTTCAGGACCACCTCGTCCGTGGCTCGGATAATTTCAGAGCGGATACGAGCAAAAAAAGCGAAATCATCGGTCTTCGCCCCCAGGGGTGGCTCTTGAATAATACGATCAATGGTACCGAGGCGCAGATTATCTGCTGCTGTGATATTCAGCTGGCGGGCACAGCGCTCAATCAGGTTCGGAGACACCTTTTCTCCTTCTCTGACCCGACCTTCAATAGCTGCGGCCCCTTCTGGAGATATCACCGAATAATAGCCGTGGGAGAACATAAGGCGAAAATCGCTCAAGCCCACAGCCTCAGCTCCACCAGATCCCCCCTCTGAAATAACAGAGATCATGGGCACCCGGAGCTTGGTCATGGTATAGAGGTTACGGGCAATCTGCTGGGCCGCACCTGGGTATTCCTCAACAGGATACGAACCTGGGGTAAAAATATAAAAATGAATAGGAATACCCTCGGTTTCGGCTACCTTCATATAGCGCATGGCCTTTTCGTTTCCCCAGGGTTTACAGGAACCACCGTTACGGAATTCTTCGCCGTGGCCGACCTCCTGCCCGATGATCATCACCGGCGAGGTATAGGGTTTTTTCTTGATCCGGCGGACAATATTGGCCTTGGCAACCACCAGGGCCGGGTCAATATTGGCCTCACCCTCGCCGCCAAGCTCGGTATGTTCCTCATACACATTTTCGAGAATATCTTTCAGAGAAAAACGTAACGGAGAGCGAACAATCCGCACCCGCTCCATGGAGGTAAGGCCCTCCTCGCAACGTTCTTCGAGAAAACGAACAGAGTCTTCCAGTTTTTCAAGTCGTGCACTGAACTCCGCGTTATCCAGATCAAAAATAGCATCTTTCAGCTGTTCGGCTTTTTCTTGGAATTCAGCAAGATTGCCCCAGTCAGCGTTATCCTTTATATGAATCAGATAACCTATACGCTGGTCAACCCTCTGAAGCTGTTTGATAAGATCATTCATTAGAGATTAAGACGAATAAGATACATATATTAAAAATGACAGAGAGTCGAGCAGCCACCAAAACAGACCAGCTCCCCAACCCACTTTCAGCGCAGAACTTAGAAGGTCAGAAGACGATCAAGATTTTCGCGCAGATAATCAAGATTTGTCAGGATGATATCACCGGAGCTATTGACCCCCTCAATCTGCGAGGCATCAATAAACTGCCGGGCACGTTCTTTGGCCTCTTCTACATTCTCTCCCCAGACTAAGGCCAAGGCGAGGTTGGGGTCATACTCACTGGGGATGGGATAGGGTCGATCGGTCGGAACATGACTATAGGTGGCCGACCATTCATATTGTGGCAGGTCAAATCGGGTGATAGTGCCGATCCAGGGGGCAAAGTCACGTTGGGTGTTTTCAGCAACTATGCGCAGCTCAATGCTTGCGCCCCGAAAGAGCACGTCACTCTGCTGATAGCCCATAGGCTCACCAAGGGCCAGACGAATCTGTTCCCGAAGCAGGTTGGGGTGCGTGTCATTGAGATAACTTATCCGGGCCGACACATCGTTTTCCACCTGGATACGGGTATTGACCTCCAGGAGATAGGGTTTACCGCTCCGGCTGACTATCCACTCCCAGGTCCCGACATTATCGTACTGCACATGCTCAGCCAGTTTCAACGAATAGTCAACGATATTATCCAGGACCTTTTCCGCATTAAAATCGTAATCAAAACAAGAGGTATGAAATCCAGGTGCAGCCTCGACCCGCTTTTGCCTGCCCGTGGACTGGATAGTACAGTTCCGAGACCCGAAATGGATTCGTTCATCATGACGGGAACAAACCAACTGCACTTCAAGATGATTAAAATCACGCAGTCGCTGCTCAATCAGCACTCCACCATCACCGAATTGACGTTTGGCATAATTTTGCACCTGGCGATAAACCCGGCGAAAATGTTCAATCCTATTGACCTCCTCAATTCCCATCCCGCCCCCGCCAGCAGCGGCCTTGATCAAGATAGCCGGATTTGGCTCATCCTCCTCCCTCTGCATATCAAAGAGATGCTGGGCAATCTCCTCGGCCTCCATCTCATTATAGATAGGAGCAGAAGTGCCTGGGATCGTGGGAATCCCCAACTTATTGGCAACTCGCTTGGTATTGATCTTATCACCCAAGTCGCGGATAACCTCCCAACTTGGACCGATAAAGACGAGAGGTCGATCGCGAACCGTTACCCGGCGCGCGAAGCGATAATCTTCCGAAAAAAAACCATATCCGGGGTGAATTGCCGTACATCCGGTATGATCAGCCACGGACAGGATATCATTAGGATCGGTGTAGCTGGCCACTCGCCATGCATTCTGCTCATTACCGTTCTGCCGATTACGCTGGACATGTTCAGAGTCTTGATCAGCATCAGTGTAGATAATCGTGTATTCAAGACCGAGATCTTGACAGGCCTCCATAATGCGGATAGCGATCTCGCCGCGATTAGCAATCAGTACTTTGCCTTGCACAAACAACCCCTTAAAACTTTATCTGTTGTTGGAAAACTCTGAACTCTTCGAAAATGCTGCTGCATTCTCTCGCAGGGAACAGGGAAAAAGTCCGAGTATAAAAGTTCGAGTATACCTCGCCGATAATTTTTTCATTCTACTCCACCTTCGACAAGTTGAAAAGTTGTAAATGGAAATTCGTAAATAGAAAAGAGCAGATATCTTGATCTGCCGGGGTATAATCACTGGGTTACTGACAATTTTCTTGACTTTCTTTATCTATTTTCTAGAGTTAGAATAACAGATCATCATGGAATAAACATCCTTGTACTAGGAAGACATGTGAAGAGTATGGCGGAGAAAAAGGAGGACAATGGGAGAAAATCACTTTGGCAACGAGTCAAGTCTCTGGCCAAATTCAGAAGATCTCCTGACACCACCCAGGAATTAGAGCATGAAATCCAGGGATTACTGGAAAATGGTGAAGAACAGGGTTTAATCAGCAGTCACGAGGAGCAATTGATTAACTCTATTTTTCATTTTCGGGCCACTGTTGCCTCCGAGATAATGACACCAACAGCGGAAATCGTACGAATCAATGTTAAAAACTCTGTTCAAGAGGCGATAGCCTTAATCAACGTAGAGGGCTACACGAGAATACCGGTCTTCAGTGGCAGCCAAGACAATATTATTGGCATTCTCCATGCGAAGGACCTGCTACGCACCTTTGAAGGAAGAACTGAGCCAGAGAGGCATTTAGAAAATTACCTCAACCCTCCTATGATTATCTCCGAATCCAAGCCCATTACTGAGCTTCTTCGGGAATTTCAGGCGAAAAAAAATCACATAGCTGTGGTTACGGACGAATTTGGTGGCGTTCGAGGCCTGATCACCCTTGAAGATGTCATTGAGGAGATCGTCGGCGAGATCGACGACGAACACGATCAAGAAGAGCGTGAACTCATGCAGGTTGATCAACAAACCGTTGTAGTGGATGCAAAAATTGATATTGAAGAGGTGGAAAAACATTTTCAATGCAGGCTGCCAGAGGGACCGTATGAATCCATAGGCGGGTTCATCATCCACTGCCTGGGGCGTATGCCCCAAAACGGCGAGACTGTAGAGAGCGCCCCTCTGACCTTAACTGTCCTCGTGGCAAATCCCCGAAAAGTTCGTACAGTAAGAATTCGTAAGGTATGACAAAAACAAACACCCTACCCTCTATTAAACCGCTGAGGGGGTATACCCTTTATATTCGGGCGTTCTTGAGCGCTTTCCTGCTCGCCCTGGCCATGCCGGGAATCACTGACTGGTGGCCCCTGCTCTTTATTGCCCTTATCCCTCTCTTCTCAGCACTTGGCCACTTATCTGCAAGACAAAGCGTCTTTATGGGGCTGACCTGTGGCCTCCTCTATAACACCAGTCTCTTTTACTGGATAGTCCCGGTCCTGCAACGCTTTGGCGGACTCCATGCTGCGACAGCCCTTGCTGTCCTCCTTATGCTGGCTGCGTACATGGCGATCTATATCGGCCTGTTCTGCTTGCTGATCAATCATTTATTGAGCAAATCTAGATCACAGGGAAAATCTGCTGCCCTTCTTCTGCTCACCGCTCCTACCCTCTGGACAGGGCTTGATTTTCTTCGCAGCTCTTTGTTTACCGGCATACCCTGGATGGATCTGGGATACGCCCTCTACCGGCAGCCATTATTGATCCAGGCCGCAGATCTGGGGGGGCATTATCTGATTACCTTCTCTGTGGTGCTGATCAACGCATTGCTTTTCTGGTTCCTGGAGAGGGCATTCGCCTCCTTTTCCTCCTCTTCTCCTGTCTCTGATTATCATTTCGGCCAGCCAGTGACGGTCTTTCTCCTGCTCACCTGTCTTGGAGGATATTCTGTCTTACGTTATCAACAGATTGCCTCTGAGGCGACAGCGGCAGAAACGACCTATCTCAGCACTGTTCAGGGAAATATTGAGCAAAGCATGAAATGGTCGCCAACACAAAAGGAAAAAACTGTGGAGCGCTACCTTTCGCTCTCAGCACAAGCTCTTGCAGGCGAGGAAAAACCGGATCTGCTCGTCTGGCCGGAAACAGCCCTCCCCTTCTACCCAGCGCGTGAGCCCCTCATGAATCGGGTTCGGACCTTTATTCGAAAAAATGAAGTCCGTGTATTGACCGGTTCTCCCTACTTCACGGTGAATCCGCAGCAACAGGAGTCGGTATCCTATTATAATAGTGCCCTCCTTCTCAATCGTTCAGGCAGGTTGTCAGGCCGCTACAACAAGCAGCATCTTGTTCCCTTTGGGGAATATATCCCTCTGCGCACCTATCTCTGGTTTCTCAAACCAATAGTTGAACTGATAGGCGACTTCACGCCCGGTGACTCGTTCACCCCTCTTGATGCAGAAAAGATTCAGGTCGGGGTCCTGATCTGTTTTGAATCAATCTTTCCAGACATTGCCCGCCAAGAGGTTTTTGAAGGGGCTAACCTCCTGGTCAATCTGACAAATGACGCCTGGTACGGAAGATCAAGCGCCCCATACCATTCCTGGGCCATGACCGTATTCCGAGCAGTAGAAAACAGGCGAAGCCTGGTGCGGGCAGCAAATACCGGCATCAGTGGTTTTGTCAGCCCTGAAGGAGAAGTCCATAAAGAAACCCCTTTGTTCACGGCACAAGCAACAAGCATGAGGATGCCCTTGCTCACAGGTCATACCATCTTTATGCGGGGTGGCTATCGCTTTGGGGCACTCTGCTTAATACTGATTCCAGTTTTCCTGTACCTCTCTGCGAGGAAAAGATCGAAAAGCAAAGCGCGGGTCAAGAGCATACGTTCATGAGAATCATAAGAAAAAATGCGCTGAATAATCTGAAAAGAAATTCAGGGGAGCGAACCAAGGTGACAAAGAAAAAAAAATATATCGGCGTCAGTCAGAATGAAGACGGAAGCTGGCAATTTACCGTATGTAAGGAAAACGGCAAAATAAAGACCAGTGTAGGGCACAGTACAGCAAAGGTAGCAGCGCTCATGCGAGATGAGTATATCCTGAGACATGGTTTGGAGGAAAAGAGTAATTTTCCGGTCAAACGGATGGCAAAAATGCGCAACGAGGCCTATGAACAGATGTTCGGCATCTTGAAATAAGACGTGACCAAGCTCCTTTCATTGCCATAAAAATACTTTCCTCATAATATGAGGGAAAAAACAACGAATAACAGCTTCGTAAAAAAAGAAGAAAGGAAGACCATAAGGAAACCGAGAATGGCAGAACTGAACGAAACGGCAGAAGCAAAACAGAAACTCCAGGAACTGAAAGAGAAAATGCTTGCCCTGAAGGAGCATCTTTGACTTAGATGGCAAAAAACTCGACATTGAACGACTGGAGTCAGAGTCTCTGGCCCCCAACTTCTGGAACGATCAGGCTAATGCGAAAAAGGTCCAGAAACAATTAGGCCAGCTACAGGATCTGGTCAAAAACTGGGAACAGAACTTCCAGGATCTGGAAGAGGCAGACATGCTCCTGGACATGGCCATTGAGGAGCAGGACCTTGAAACCCAGCAAGAGGTTGAGTCTTCCTTGAGCCAGCTGGGCAAACGGGTAGATCTGGTTGAACTGGAGTGCATGTTCGACGGTGAACATGACGAGAGCAACGCCCTGCTGACCATCCATGCCGGAGCAGGAGGTACCGAGGCCCAGGACTGGGTAAGCATCCTTATGCGTATGTATCTGCGCTGGGCAGAGGCCCATGATTTCCCCTCAGACATTCTTGATTATCTGCCAGGAGACGAGGCAGGAGTCAAGTCCGTGACGGTCCGTATCAAAGGAAAGAATGCCTACGGCTATACCCGTTCTGAAGTAGGTATCCACCGCCTGGTGCGTATCTCGCCCTTTGATTCTTCTGGACGACGCCATACCTCCTTTGCCTCGGTCATGGTCCTGCCGGAGCTGGACGATACCATTGAGGTGAAGATCGACGAAAAGGAGCTACGGATAGACACCTACCGGGCCAGTGGCGCTGGAGGGCAGCATGTCAATAAAACCGACTCCGCCATCCGGATCACCCATCTGCCTACAAACATTGTAGTGCAATGCCAGAACGAACGTTCCCAACATCGCAATAAGGACATGGCCATGAAGATGCTCATGGCCCGGCTCTATGAGAAACAGCAGGAAGAGCAGGCCAAGGCCCAGGAAAACCTGCACGGTGACAAGAAAGAGATCGCCTGGGGCAGTCAGATCCGCTCCTATGTCCTCCAGCCCTACCGCCTGATCAAGGACCACCGGACCGACCAGGAAGAGGGCAATGTGGACGCGGTGCTCGATGGACGGCTGGATCCCTTTATCAAGGCCTTTCTCCTGTGGCAACCGAGCTAAACTGTGCCAAATGCGGGGCCTGTGCTGTAGTTTGCCCGGTCTTTCGGGTGGATGAACAAGAGGTGCTGACTGCCCGGGGCAAGATGCACCTCCTGACCACAGAACTAGCTGAGTACCCCTCTGCTGTTTTTGAGGACCGCTTTTCCCGCTGCCTGCTCTGCGGGGCCTGTGAGCAGGTCTGTCCGCGCCATTTGCCGATTACAGATCTCATTTCCCAGGCCCGCAGTACCTTTTCCCGTTTTTACGGACCCAATGGGCTGAAAAAAGCTGCAGCCTGTGCTGCGTTACGTCGCCCGGAGCTTGTAGAGGGGTTAGTTAAAGCTGGCATCAGCCTTCAACGTCTTCAGGCTCTGCCTCTTCATTCAGGTCTGCGCCTGAAACTGGGCCTACTGGAAAAACGCTCAATCCCGCAGCCCCCCCTCGCTCAACCTCCTTTAGGGAAAGAGGACGAGAGTAGACCACAACAGAATATATCCACAGCCTCTCTCAGTTATTTCACCGGCTGTGTTGCCCGTCATATCCAACCTACTATTGTGCAAGCAACCCAATCCTTATTACAAAACAGCGGCCTGCCATCTGCCCATACCCCGGCTGATCAATACTGCTGCGGCTTGGCTGCCTGGAGTGCTGGCAAAAGGGATCAGGCTCGCGAGCTGGCTCGGAAAAATATTCAGGCCTTTTCTGGATCAGAGGGGCTAATTGTCACCTCCTGCGCCTCCTGCTCTTCCCATCTCCTTGCATACCCTACCCTGTTTAACGAAGATGATCCGTGGCATGATAAGGCCCTATCCTTTGCTGAACGAGTTCAGGAATTCACCCATTTTTTTAATGACAAGCTTCCTCCACTTTCCCGGATTGAAAATTCTGAACATCCTGAGCAACGGGTTTTCTACCATGATCCCTGTCATCTTCGCTTTAAGGACAAAGGCATGAGTACACCGCGTTTGCTTTTGCAAAAAAGAGGGGTGCAGATTATCGAGCCAGAGGATGGCCCACGCTGCTGCGGGCAAGGTGGGCTTTTTCACATTGCCTGTCCTGAGCATTCTTTGCAGATATTTGAGCAAAGTAGCAGACAGGCCCTTGCGGGTTCACCCGCTTATATCACGACGACCTGCTCTGGTTGTTTGATGCAGTTTAAGGAAGGGATGGCACGGCAGGGGCAGGGGGTTGAGGTGGTGCATCTGGCGGTTCTGCTGGCAGATGCTGCTGTGGTCAGGCGTTCCTGATCAGGAGTCATAGAAGCGTCTGAGCTGGCTATCACTGGTGTGTCAAATCATGTGCATCCCTGTAACTACTCAGCCCAACGAAAAAGGCCGCTTTCAGGAATGATGAAGACGGCCTTTCCTGTTTTTTACTTTTTATGCTGCGGCGTCGGGAATAAAAGGATTTTCTAGGAAAGCATTTCTGATCGCCTCGAAAATGTTTTTTGAATTTTTACGGGCCGTGGAGATCTATCCCCGGATACAGGCGAATCGTTCCGCACCGTCAACAGTCTGGAAGCAACCCGAAACCTTCTGCTTGACCTTCATCATACGCACATCCCTTTCCGCTGCGTTGTTGTCAAACGGTACCCGAAAATCGTACATGAAGGCGAGGGTCTCTGTTCTGTAATCCCGAAGCCTTGTCAGGAGTTTGAGTGGAGGGGTTTTCTTCACCCGTCCTCTTTTTTTCTCTTTCGGTGGAGTGAAAGGATTGTCCGCGAAGCCCTGGCAGATGATTTCATCGTATCGCCGCTCGAAGTTTTCGATTTCTTCCGACCCGAAAGCATCCCGGTCCGGCTTCAGTTTTTCGACCTCCTCTTTTATCTCAAGCAGCAGATCAGCCATGTCTCCGGCCCATGCCTGTTCATACTGTTTGCCTATGAATTTAAGCTCGCGAAGGTGGTGTGAGTTGCACAGTCCATGACGGCAGTTTTTATATCCGAAGTACGATATCCAGTGATCATGCAGCATCGTTCCTTCGAATTCGCTGAGAATTCCGGCTGCATCCATCGCTTCTTTTCCCCGCTTTTCATGCACGTTATAATGAGTGAGCAGGTCCGACGAAGCGACATGCAGCCAATGGAGTTTTCCTTTGACCCACAGCCCGGTTTCGTCCGCATTCAGCACTTCGGCATGACGGAGAAGCTCCGCAGTCGCTTCG is from Candidatus Electrothrix sp. GW3-4 and encodes:
- the lnt gene encoding apolipoprotein N-acyltransferase — encoded protein: MTKTNTLPSIKPLRGYTLYIRAFLSAFLLALAMPGITDWWPLLFIALIPLFSALGHLSARQSVFMGLTCGLLYNTSLFYWIVPVLQRFGGLHAATALAVLLMLAAYMAIYIGLFCLLINHLLSKSRSQGKSAALLLLTAPTLWTGLDFLRSSLFTGIPWMDLGYALYRQPLLIQAADLGGHYLITFSVVLINALLFWFLERAFASFSSSSPVSDYHFGQPVTVFLLLTCLGGYSVLRYQQIASEATAAETTYLSTVQGNIEQSMKWSPTQKEKTVERYLSLSAQALAGEEKPDLLVWPETALPFYPAREPLMNRVRTFIRKNEVRVLTGSPYFTVNPQQQESVSYYNSALLLNRSGRLSGRYNKQHLVPFGEYIPLRTYLWFLKPIVELIGDFTPGDSFTPLDAEKIQVGVLICFESIFPDIARQEVFEGANLLVNLTNDAWYGRSSAPYHSWAMTVFRAVENRRSLVRAANTGISGFVSPEGEVHKETPLFTAQATSMRMPLLTGHTIFMRGGYRFGALCLILIPVFLYLSARKRSKSKARVKSIRS
- the prfB gene encoding peptide chain release factor 2 (programmed frameshift) is translated as MAELNETAEAKQKLQELKEKMLALKEHLDLDGKKLDIERLESESLAPNFWNDQANAKKVQKQLGQLQDLVKNWEQNFQDLEEADMLLDMAIEEQDLETQQEVESSLSQLGKRVDLVELECMFDGEHDESNALLTIHAGAGGTEAQDWVSILMRMYLRWAEAHDFPSDILDYLPGDEAGVKSVTVRIKGKNAYGYTRSEVGIHRLVRISPFDSSGRRHTSFASVMVLPELDDTIEVKIDEKELRIDTYRASGAGGQHVNKTDSAIRITHLPTNIVVQCQNERSQHRNKDMAMKMLMARLYEKQQEEQAKAQENLHGDKKEIAWGSQIRSYVLQPYRLIKDHRTDQEEGNVDAVLDGRLDPFIKAFLLWQPS
- a CDS encoding IS66 family transposase, producing MRLPCCRTSLEDVFAVGDEERQVYDIPAIRIEVAVHRAEIKICPGCGTENRGEFPENVERGVRYGTGIKTYAAYFGNQHHIPLERTAQIIEDLTGHGISEGSLLKASEELSECVCPSTEATAELLRHAEVLNADETGLWVKGKLHWLHVASSDLLTHYNVHEKRGKEAMDAAGILSEFEGTMLHDHWISYFGYKNCRHGLCNSHHLRELKFIGKQYEQAWAGDMADLLLEIKEEVEKLKPDRDAFGSEEIENFERRYDEIICQGFADNPFTPPKEKKRGRVKKTPPLKLLTRLRDYRTETLAFMYDFRVPFDNNAAERDVRMMKVKQKVSGCFQTVDGAERFACIRG
- a CDS encoding (Fe-S)-binding protein; amino-acid sequence: MATELNCAKCGACAVVCPVFRVDEQEVLTARGKMHLLTTELAEYPSAVFEDRFSRCLLCGACEQVCPRHLPITDLISQARSTFSRFYGPNGLKKAAACAALRRPELVEGLVKAGISLQRLQALPLHSGLRLKLGLLEKRSIPQPPLAQPPLGKEDESRPQQNISTASLSYFTGCVARHIQPTIVQATQSLLQNSGLPSAHTPADQYCCGLAAWSAGKRDQARELARKNIQAFSGSEGLIVTSCASCSSHLLAYPTLFNEDDPWHDKALSFAERVQEFTHFFNDKLPPLSRIENSEHPEQRVFYHDPCHLRFKDKGMSTPRLLLQKRGVQIIEPEDGPRCCGQGGLFHIACPEHSLQIFEQSSRQALAGSPAYITTTCSGCLMQFKEGMARQGQGVEVVHLAVLLADAAVVRRS